A single window of Candidatus Desulfofervidus auxilii DNA harbors:
- a CDS encoding PHP domain-containing protein translates to MELIDLHTHSTASDGSFNPEELVLLAKKTGLKAIALTDHDTVEGLDKFLETGKKINLETIPGVELSAYFEKGTLHILGYFLDYHNKTFLSRLKSFQEARAERNPKIIKKLQDLGIAITYEEVKLISGGGQIGRPHIARVLVEKGIVKDFDTAFEQFLKKGAPAYVEKERIEPKECIEMIIAANGIPVLAHPFTLHLDNEALEAFIKKLKNWGLGGIEVYYTEHTPEQTAYYIQLAQKFELCITGGSDFHGKNKEGIVLGKGYGNLEVPYYLLERLKEKWEKDYKGV, encoded by the coding sequence ATGGAACTCATAGATCTACATACTCATTCTACTGCTTCGGATGGCTCTTTTAATCCAGAAGAATTAGTTTTATTAGCTAAAAAAACAGGTTTAAAGGCAATTGCTCTTACTGATCATGATACTGTAGAGGGACTCGATAAGTTTTTAGAAACAGGCAAAAAAATAAATTTGGAAACCATACCTGGAGTAGAATTAAGTGCTTATTTTGAAAAAGGGACTCTTCATATTTTAGGTTATTTTTTAGATTATCATAATAAAACCTTTCTTTCTCGCTTAAAAAGTTTTCAAGAAGCAAGAGCAGAGCGTAATCCAAAGATTATTAAAAAACTTCAGGATTTAGGTATTGCTATTACTTATGAAGAAGTAAAACTCATTTCTGGTGGTGGGCAAATCGGTCGCCCACATATTGCTAGGGTTTTGGTAGAAAAAGGAATAGTAAAGGATTTTGATACAGCATTTGAGCAATTTTTGAAAAAGGGGGCTCCGGCTTATGTGGAAAAAGAACGTATAGAACCAAAGGAATGTATTGAAATGATAATAGCAGCTAATGGTATACCAGTATTAGCCCATCCATTTACCCTTCATTTAGATAATGAAGCTTTGGAAGCCTTTATAAAAAAGTTAAAAAATTGGGGACTTGGAGGAATAGAAGTTTATTATACTGAACACACACCTGAACAAACAGCTTATTATATTCAGCTTGCTCAAAAATTTGAACTTTGTATAACAGGAGGCTCTGATTTTCATGGAAAAAATAAAGAAGGGATTGTTTTAGGAAAAGGATATGGGAATTTGGAAGTGCCTTATTATTTATTAGAAAGATTAAAAGAAAAATGGGAAAAAGATTATAAGGGGGTATAA
- a CDS encoding MBL fold metallo-hydrolase, giving the protein MPEIIIIGSGTGIPRLERASPAILLKTQNSTILLDSGPGTLRQLLKVNVSFSQLDLILYTHLHPDHVTDLIHFLFVSRCNFQRKKPVFIWGPPGFLKFYNALKEAFGYWVEVPEITLLEIHPQTIWAYEDVQIKPFTTIHTENSQGYILKTEGKKICYTGDTDFSENLINAVKEADLLICEASFPSFKKVEGHLTPVLAGKLANLAKVKCLLLTHIYPECDAIDIVSECRKYYDNPLIIAQDLLQIKI; this is encoded by the coding sequence ATGCCAGAAATTATTATTATTGGCTCAGGCACAGGCATCCCCCGTTTAGAAAGGGCGTCGCCAGCTATTTTGTTAAAAACACAAAATTCAACAATTTTACTTGATAGTGGTCCTGGTACATTGCGACAATTGTTAAAAGTAAATGTTTCATTCTCTCAATTAGATCTCATTCTTTATACTCATTTACATCCTGATCATGTCACTGATTTAATTCACTTTCTTTTTGTGTCTAGATGTAATTTTCAGCGAAAAAAACCTGTTTTTATTTGGGGACCTCCTGGCTTTTTAAAATTTTATAATGCTTTAAAAGAAGCCTTTGGTTATTGGGTGGAAGTACCAGAAATAACCCTTTTAGAAATTCATCCACAAACTATTTGGGCCTATGAAGATGTACAAATTAAACCATTTACTACTATACATACAGAAAATAGCCAAGGATATATTTTAAAGACAGAAGGGAAAAAGATTTGTTATACAGGAGATACTGATTTTAGTGAAAATTTAATAAATGCAGTAAAAGAAGCTGATTTACTTATTTGTGAAGCTTCTTTTCCTTCATTTAAAAAGGTTGAAGGACATTTAACACCAGTGTTGGCAGGTAAGCTGGCAAATTTGGCAAAGGTAAAATGTCTTTTGCTTACTCATATTTATCCGGAATGTGACGCTATAGATATTGTTTCTGAATGCCGTAAATATTATGACAACCCACTTATTATTGCTCAAGACCTGCTTCAGATTAAGATATAA